Genomic DNA from Pseudobacteriovorax antillogorgiicola:
GAATCGAATGAGGAGGTTGTTGTGCCAACCGTTGATGTCAGCGGCGGAAATATTTTTTACCAAGTGGAGGGGCGTGGGGAACCGTTACTCATGCTGCGTGGATTGGGGCGGTCCAGTCGATACTGGCTTGGCTTTGATAAGATGATGAGTCAGCATTTTAAGGTGATTACCCTAGATCATCGTGGTTTGGGAAGAAGTACAGCGCCGCTACACTGGAATAGCACCATAGAAGACTTGGCGGTGGATGTCGCTACAGTACTTGATCACGCAGGTATCGAATCAGCTCATGTGTTCGGCCTTTCGTTAGGTGGGATGGTGGCTATGGCTTTGGCAGCTGAGGTTCCTGATCGCTGCCGAACTTTGATCGTTGCCAATTCATCTTCGGCCGACTATATTCATTTTCGTGTTAATCCCATTTCCGTCGCAAAAATAGCATTAGCTGCGGCTCAAGGAAAGATCCACGAAGATGTAAAACGATATGTCACCACTTCCAAAATCGATGGGCGTATAGGCCATGAAATTGGAGAGCAGTGGGGAGCGATCATGGAAGACGAAGGTTTTCCTATCGAAACCATTGCTAAGCAGCTACTAGCATCGCTCCGATTCCGGATTCGAGGTCGCTTGGACGGGCGCTTGATTCCCACCTTAATCCTTTATGGCAATCAAGATCAATTTGTACCGCGGGGCAACAGTCAGCACCTACACCGTTTGATTCCTCATTCGAATATCCAGGTGATCCGTGGCGTGGGGCACGAGATTTCAGTGGGCCATGAGGATCTACTGTGTAGCCTCATTTGCCAGTTTACCGAAAAATTGAAGCAGGCTTCATAGCCGCCCTATTTCATAAAATGAGTCAGCCAGCGGCGCGGTCGTAGGTTCCTGTGATATCGTCGTCGCTGATGTGGCCCTGATCTTTCAAAATGTCGATCAAGGTCCGACGCTGGAGCCGAAGCGCCATCTGAATCTGCTGCTCGGAAACCTTCTCAGCTGCCAACAACTCTTCCAGGATTTGATCAGATCGATACCAAGGGTTATCGGACTCCTCTTTGGGAAATCTTTTTGTCAAACCCCGAAGGATACAGGCTCCGTGAAGGCCTTTGAGAGCTTCGTCCAGCTCCTCGTCTTTGGGAATTTGACCCAGCAAGATCCAATTTTTAAGATCATCATGAAGCCGTGAGAGCGCATCAAGTAGCTTTTCGCTTACTTTAATCCTCCGATCTTGAATGCTGCCAACAGTTGTGGCGAGACTCTGGAGGAGGTCGCTAGGGAGCCCGAGGTTATAAACCTTACATAAATGTTTCAATTCGTGAGTAGATCGATACATTTCCTCACAGCTTCTTTGGTTGAAGCCACTGCGAAGCTTAGCAAGGGCGATCTCCCAGCGGTCGAATGCAAGTTGTGCCTCATCTTTGACATCATCGAATGTGTATTCACGAATAGACATGATTTACCCCTTTGTGCCTAGAGAACTTACTCATGAGTTCGGCCGGAGTCAGGCGAATCTTAGGGCACCGCAGAGGCGGGGCGAATCTTAAATGATTGCGATACCTTGGAGCAGCGAAATCTGGTTTAAATTCTGCCAGGTGGTAGGAATCCAAGTAAAAAAGCTAATAAATCTCTGATGTTTTAGTAAGGGTCGTGCCAAGATTCAGTTTTTTCGCCAATTGGCCGAATCCGATATCGCGAGCTAAAGGCTGAACTGGGGTGGTCCCATTCCATAGCTCAAACTGAAAACGATTTTCAGTTTGCCACGGGAGGTGGCCTCAAACAAGGACGATCATTGAGACATTGGTTATTCATCTTAATCTTTCTCATCGCACCAAGCTTGGTAAAGGGAAGCACTGAGCCTTCTTATGAACTAAGCGAATATCGGCTTATGGTTGAAAATCTGCCTGAATTCTCTATCCGAGATGTGATGCTCAGCCAGCCCAACGAGTGGAGCCCACTACCATCCAATCGTATCCAGCGGGGCCTGAATCCTGAAGCTAGCTGGGTCGCCGTTGACGTTAAGAATCTAAACGCTGAGCCATTGGAAATGGTGCTCTACTTCGATCGATCGAATCTAGACCGTGTTTCGTTTAACCAGACAAGCCGGGGACAAGTGATTCATAGTATGCTGTCTGGAGACACCCTACCATTTGCAAATCGGCCGCTCGCCAGTCACCTTATAGGCTTTCCGTTTGAGCTTAAGGGACTAGAAGAGCAAACCCTGTA
This window encodes:
- a CDS encoding alpha/beta fold hydrolase; amino-acid sequence: MPTVDVSGGNIFYQVEGRGEPLLMLRGLGRSSRYWLGFDKMMSQHFKVITLDHRGLGRSTAPLHWNSTIEDLAVDVATVLDHAGIESAHVFGLSLGGMVAMALAAEVPDRCRTLIVANSSSADYIHFRVNPISVAKIALAAAQGKIHEDVKRYVTTSKIDGRIGHEIGEQWGAIMEDEGFPIETIAKQLLASLRFRIRGRLDGRLIPTLILYGNQDQFVPRGNSQHLHRLIPHSNIQVIRGVGHEISVGHEDLLCSLICQFTEKLKQAS